From one Halosimplex rubrum genomic stretch:
- a CDS encoding 50S ribosomal protein L10: MSAERKTETIPQWKQEEVADVVEMIESYDSVGIVDITGIPSRQLQDMRRDLYGTAELRVSRNTLMERALEEVDDGLEDLTGYVSGQVGLIGTDENPFGLYQQLEASKTPAPINAGEIAPNDIVIPEGDTGIDPGPFVGDLQQVGADARIQEGSIQVLSDSTVLDTGEEVSNDLANVLNELGIEPKEVGLDLRAVYADGVLFEPAELELDVEEYRADIEAAAARGRNLSVNAVFPTDRTAATLLQKARGDAKSLALQGAIESPGVMDDLVSKADGQVRALAAQVDDPEALPEELQDVDEPAATESTDDQTDADDGADESDDDTEAEAEEAEDDDDDDEDVGDAMGAMF; this comes from the coding sequence ATGAGCGCCGAACGCAAGACCGAGACCATCCCGCAGTGGAAGCAGGAGGAGGTCGCCGACGTCGTCGAGATGATCGAATCGTACGACAGCGTCGGCATCGTCGACATCACCGGCATCCCCTCCCGACAGCTCCAGGACATGCGCCGGGACCTGTACGGGACCGCCGAACTCCGCGTCTCGCGCAACACGCTCATGGAGCGCGCGCTGGAGGAGGTCGACGACGGCCTCGAAGACCTGACCGGCTACGTGTCGGGACAGGTCGGCCTCATCGGCACCGACGAGAACCCCTTCGGGCTCTACCAGCAGCTGGAAGCCTCGAAGACGCCGGCCCCGATCAACGCCGGCGAGATCGCCCCCAACGACATCGTCATCCCGGAGGGCGACACGGGTATCGACCCCGGACCGTTCGTCGGCGACCTCCAGCAGGTCGGCGCGGACGCCCGCATCCAGGAAGGGTCGATCCAGGTGCTCTCGGACTCGACGGTGCTCGACACCGGCGAGGAGGTCTCGAACGACCTCGCGAACGTCCTGAACGAACTCGGCATCGAGCCCAAGGAAGTCGGGCTGGACCTGCGCGCCGTCTACGCGGACGGCGTGCTGTTCGAGCCCGCGGAACTCGAACTGGACGTCGAGGAGTACCGGGCGGACATCGAGGCGGCGGCCGCGCGCGGTCGCAACCTCTCCGTCAACGCCGTGTTCCCGACGGACCGCACCGCCGCGACGCTGCTGCAGAAGGCCCGCGGCGACGCCAAGAGCCTCGCCCTGCAGGGCGCCATCGAGAGTCCCGGGGTCATGGACGACCTCGTCTCGAAGGCCGACGGACAGGTGCGAGCGCTGGCGGCGCAGGTCGACGACCCCGAGGCCCTGCCGGAGGAGCTTCAGGACGTCGACGAGCCCGCCGCGACCGAATCGACTGACGACCAGACCGACGCCGACGACGGCGCCGACGAGTCCGACGACGACACCGAAGCCGAGGCCGAGGAGGCCGAGGACGACGATGACGACGACGAGGACGTCGGCGACGCCATGGGAGCCATGTTCTAA
- the rpl12p gene encoding 50S ribosomal protein P1, translating into MEYVYAALILNETGEEINESNLTDVLEAAGVDVEESRVKALVAALEDVDIDDAVEQAAAVPAATGGSAGGAGGDDEAADEGGDDDEAEEAEADEGGDDDDDEDDEASGEGLGELFG; encoded by the coding sequence ATGGAATACGTTTACGCAGCACTCATCCTGAACGAGACGGGCGAAGAGATCAACGAATCCAACCTGACCGACGTGCTCGAGGCCGCGGGCGTCGACGTGGAGGAGTCCCGCGTCAAGGCGCTCGTCGCGGCGCTCGAAGACGTCGACATCGACGACGCCGTCGAGCAGGCCGCCGCAGTCCCCGCCGCGACCGGCGGGTCCGCGGGCGGCGCCGGCGGCGACGACGAGGCCGCCGACGAGGGCGGCGACGACGACGAGGCCGAGGAAGCCGAGGCCGACGAAGGCGGCGACGACGACGACGACGAGGACGACGAGGCCAGCGGCGAGGGCCTCGGCGAGCTGTTCGGCTAA
- a CDS encoding ABC transporter ATP-binding protein, with the protein MDGVGKRYGDQWALRDVTLDLDAGVVGLLGPNGAGKSTLMGILTTFTAPTEGTVTVDGVDVSEDPTAVRSRLGYLPQEFGVYPDLTAREFLEYLGALRGLDRATARERAVDLLSVVNLADAADRRLDTFSGGMTQRVGIAQALLADPDVLVVDEPTVGLDPTERARCRNVLADLARDRVVVLSTHIVSDVEATASDVAVLVDGRLRTHTDPETLVESVDGRVWECVVDDRGAIDPAHLVTSTARRGDGRRVRVVAGDPPTDDATPVDPTLEDAYLALLDGRDPNGGGRP; encoded by the coding sequence ATCGACGGCGTCGGCAAGCGATACGGCGACCAGTGGGCGCTCCGGGACGTGACTCTCGACCTCGATGCGGGCGTCGTGGGACTGCTCGGCCCCAACGGCGCCGGCAAGTCGACGCTGATGGGCATACTCACGACGTTCACGGCGCCCACCGAGGGCACCGTCACCGTCGACGGCGTCGACGTGAGCGAAGACCCGACCGCCGTCCGCTCGCGGCTGGGGTATCTCCCCCAGGAGTTCGGCGTCTACCCCGATCTCACGGCCCGGGAGTTCCTCGAGTACCTCGGCGCGCTCCGCGGGCTCGACCGCGCGACCGCCCGCGAGCGCGCGGTCGACCTGCTCTCGGTCGTGAACCTCGCCGACGCCGCCGACCGGCGGCTCGACACCTTCTCCGGCGGGATGACCCAGCGGGTCGGCATCGCGCAGGCGCTGCTCGCCGACCCCGACGTGCTCGTCGTCGACGAGCCCACCGTGGGCCTCGACCCGACCGAGCGGGCGCGCTGTCGGAACGTGCTCGCCGACCTCGCGCGCGACCGCGTCGTCGTCCTCTCGACGCACATCGTCTCCGACGTGGAGGCGACCGCGAGCGACGTGGCCGTCCTCGTCGACGGTCGGCTCCGGACCCACACCGACCCCGAGACGCTCGTCGAGTCCGTCGACGGCCGCGTCTGGGAGTGCGTCGTCGACGACCGCGGCGCGATCGATCCGGCCCACCTCGTCACGAGCACGGCCCGGCGCGGGGACGGTCGCCGCGTTCGGGTCGTCGCCGGCGACCCGCCGACCGACGACGCAACGCCCGTCGATCCGACGCTCGAAGACGCCTACCTCGCGCTCCTGGACGGCCGCGACCCGAACGGCGGTGGCCGCCCGTGA